Proteins from a genomic interval of Panthera tigris isolate Pti1 chromosome A2, P.tigris_Pti1_mat1.1, whole genome shotgun sequence:
- the LOC102954399 gene encoding olfactory receptor 7G1-like, which produces MGPSNKTAVSEFLLLGLTEDPELQPLVFILFLSIYLVTILGNLLIVLAVSSDSHLHTPMYFFLSNLSFTDICLSTTTIPKMLVNIQAQNQSITYAGCLTQIYFVLVFASLESFLLAAMACDRYVAICHPLRYTVTMNSRFCGLLILVSLCISTVDALMHSLMVLQLTFCTDVEIPLFFCEVVQVIKLACSDTLVNNILIYFATSVFGGIPVCGIIFSYTQIVSSVLRMPSVGRKYKAFSTCGSHLSVVSLFYGTGLGVYISSAFTNSSRNTAVLSVMYTVVPQMMNPFIYSLRNRDMKGALRKLISRTPSPL; this is translated from the coding sequence ATGGGACCCAGCAACAAAACAGCAGTTTCCGAATTCCTTCTCTTGGGATTGACAGAGGATCCAGAACTGCAGCCCCTAgtctttattctgtttctgtCCATATACCTGGTCACCATCCTGGGAAACCTGCTCATCGTCCTGGCCGTCAGCTCGgactcccacctccacacccccatgtacttcttcctctccaacctGTCCTTTACTGACATCTGTTTAAGCACAACCACGATCCCAAAGATGCTGGTGAATATCCAGGCACAGAATCAGAGCATCACTTATGCAGGCTGCCTCACCCAGATCTACTTTGTTCTAGTTTTTGCTAGTTTGGAAAGTTTTCTTCTTGCAGCAATGGCCTGTGATCGCTATGTGGCCATTTGTCACCCACTGAGGTACACAGTCACCATGAACTCCCGCTTCTGTGGCCTGCTGATTCTAGTCTCCTTGTGCATTAGCACTGTGGATGCCCTGATGCACAGTCTGATGGTGTTGCAGCTGACCTTCTGCACAGACGTCGAaatccctctcttcttctgtgaaGTTGTTCAGGTCATCAAGCTCGCCTGTTCTGACACCCTCGTCAATAACATCCTGATATATTTTGCAACTAGTGTATTTGGTGGTATTCCTGTGTGTGGAATCATTTTCTCTTACACTCAGATAGTGTCCTCTGTTTTGAGGATGCCATCCGTGGGCAGAAAGTATAAAGCGTTTTCTACGTGTGGGTCTCACCTGTCAGTTGTGTCTTTGTTCTATGGGACAGGTTTGGGGGTGTACATTAGTTCTGCTTTTACTAACTCTTCCAGAAACACTGCAGTGCTTTCAGTGATGTACACTGTTGTCCCTCAAATGATGAACCCtttcatctacagcctgaggaacaggGATATGAAGGGAGCCTTGAGAAAACTCATAAGTAGGACACCTTCTCCTCTGTGA